From a region of the Helicobacter hepaticus ATCC 51449 genome:
- the prpD gene encoding 2-methylcitrate dehydratase, translated as MSVDMGILETQRPEFDELLSKIARYALEFEINSPLAYETARYCLMDTIGCGLLALNFPACTKLLGPVVEGAEFRPLGAKIPGTSYQLEPERAAFNVGAMVRWLDFNDTWLAAEWGHPSDNLGAIWAVADYLSRKNIAQGKEPLRVKDVLSAMIKAHEIQGILALENCFNKVGLDHVLLVRIASTAVACAMLGGNFEEVRNAISHAFIDGGALRTYRHAPNTGSRKSWAAGDASSRGVNLALKALSGEMGYPSALSASFWGFEDVKMKGQKLTIPQEFGSYVMENVLFKISFPAEFHAQTAVECAIKLHNEVKNRLDEIERIVITTQESGHRIINKVGPLANPADRDHCIQYMVAVPLVFGRLTAEDYEDSVASDPRIDSLRDKMSVEVDDRYTREYLESDKRSIANAVQIFYKDGSKSQKVEVEYPIGHKRRRDEGIPVLVDKFKRNIALKLSSKKCALIEKLCSDQKTLESTPFNEFSDLFALS; from the coding sequence ATGAGTGTAGATATGGGTATTTTAGAGACACAACGACCGGAGTTTGATGAGCTATTAAGTAAAATTGCTCGCTATGCGTTAGAGTTTGAGATTAACTCACCTCTTGCATACGAGACTGCAAGATATTGCCTTATGGATACCATAGGTTGTGGGCTTTTAGCACTGAATTTTCCTGCTTGCACGAAGCTTTTAGGACCTGTGGTAGAGGGTGCAGAATTTCGTCCGCTAGGGGCAAAGATTCCGGGCACAAGCTATCAGTTAGAGCCAGAAAGAGCAGCATTTAATGTTGGGGCAATGGTGCGGTGGCTTGATTTTAACGATACTTGGCTTGCCGCAGAATGGGGACATCCAAGCGATAATTTGGGAGCAATTTGGGCAGTGGCTGATTATCTTAGTCGTAAAAATATCGCACAAGGCAAAGAACCATTAAGGGTAAAAGATGTCCTAAGTGCAATGATTAAGGCACACGAGATTCAAGGAATCTTAGCCTTAGAAAATTGTTTTAATAAAGTAGGACTAGACCACGTGCTACTTGTGAGAATCGCATCTACTGCGGTAGCTTGTGCTATGCTTGGAGGTAATTTTGAGGAAGTGCGTAATGCCATAAGCCACGCTTTTATTGATGGTGGAGCTTTAAGAACTTATCGCCACGCTCCAAATACAGGCAGTCGTAAAAGTTGGGCGGCAGGTGATGCAAGCTCAAGAGGCGTGAATCTCGCCTTAAAAGCACTCAGTGGCGAAATGGGATATCCAAGTGCATTGAGTGCATCATTTTGGGGATTTGAAGATGTGAAAATGAAAGGGCAAAAGCTCACTATTCCACAAGAATTTGGTAGCTATGTAATGGAAAATGTGCTTTTTAAAATTAGCTTCCCTGCGGAATTTCACGCACAAACTGCGGTAGAATGCGCAATTAAGCTTCATAACGAAGTGAAAAATCGCCTTGATGAAATTGAACGCATAGTGATTACTACACAAGAATCCGGACATAGAATCATCAATAAAGTAGGACCTTTGGCTAATCCAGCTGATAGAGACCATTGTATTCAATATATGGTGGCTGTTCCGCTTGTGTTTGGGCGATTGACCGCAGAGGATTATGAAGATAGTGTAGCCTCTGACCCACGCATTGACTCATTACGAGATAAGATGAGTGTAGAAGTTGATGACCGCTATACACGCGAATATTTAGAATCTGATAAGCGTAGCATCGCTAATGCAGTGCAGATTTTCTACAAAGATGGTAGCAAAAGTCAAAAAGTAGAAGTAGAGTATCCTATCGGGCATAAACGCCGTAGAGATGAGGGAATTCCTGTGCTTGTAGATAAATTTAAACGCAATATTGCCCTCAAGCTTAGCTCTAAAAAATGTGCATTGATTGAAAAGCTTTGCAGCGACCAAAAAACTTTAGAATCTACCCCGTTTAACGAGTTTAGCGATTTATTTGCACTCTCTTAA
- a CDS encoding toxin-antitoxin system YwqK family antitoxin: MLKKIVNVAMVLSVCLSIGYAKPLKECKSERDRLNGCVEQRYYDDDRRKLQVETPYKNGKINGVKKVYYESGQLSRETLFENGKANGIMKEYYESGQLSRETLFENGKTNGVVKSYYKSGQLEEEVTYENDKVNGVRKEYYESGKLKYEAPQKNNRLNGVVKSYYKSGQLEYESPFENDKANGVRKEYYESGKLKKEILYEYDRTITRKEYDESGKLIKSQQNK; this comes from the coding sequence ATGTTAAAAAAAATAGTAAATGTTGCTATGGTGTTATCAGTATGTTTGTCAATAGGGTATGCAAAGCCTTTAAAGGAATGCAAGAGTGAGAGGGATAGGCTTAATGGTTGTGTTGAGCAAAGGTATTATGACGATGATAGACGAAAGCTTCAAGTTGAAACTCCATATAAAAATGGTAAAATAAATGGTGTTAAGAAAGTCTATTATGAATCCGGGCAGCTTAGCAGAGAAACTCTATTTGAAAATGGTAAAGCAAATGGTATTATGAAAGAGTATTATGAATCCGGGCAGCTTAGCAGAGAAACTCTATTTGAAAATGGTAAAACAAATGGTGTTGTGAAATCCTATTATAAATCTGGACAGCTTGAAGAAGAAGTTACATACGAAAACGATAAAGTAAATGGCGTTAGGAAAGAGTATTATGAATCTGGGAAGCTTAAATATGAAGCTCCACAAAAAAATAATAGATTAAATGGTGTTGTGAAATCCTATTATAAATCTGGACAGCTTGAATATGAAAGTCCATTCGAAAACGATAAAGCAAATGGCGTTAGGAAAGAGTATTATGAATCTGGGAAGCTTAAAAAAGAAATTCTATACGAATATGATAGGACCATCACTAGGAAAGAATATGATGAATCTGGGAAGCTTATCAAATCTCAACAAAATAAATAA
- a CDS encoding ATP-binding cassette domain-containing protein, which produces MLKLCNVSYQYKSYRFFHTMQKSVLKHISLHICMGESLAIMGASGCGKSTLAQIACGLLNPTCDELGQVGKVYFDNQPLRLHSLRARRLFYAQVQILFQDAIGSLNPRLNCFENLIEPLIYLRGGTYKDSLKDIESLLETLGLQREILEKNVAMISGGEAQRICLMRALLVNPKLLILDESTSGLDYELCLEVITFLKAWQKQHKSAILLITHDKYIAQKLCGNLKVIEDGKLCDIT; this is translated from the coding sequence ATGCTAAAGCTTTGTAATGTATCTTATCAATATAAATCATATAGATTCTTTCACACAATGCAAAAATCAGTGCTCAAGCATATCTCTTTGCATATTTGTATGGGAGAAAGTCTTGCGATAATGGGGGCAAGTGGTTGTGGTAAAAGCACATTGGCACAAATTGCTTGTGGATTGCTAAATCCAACGTGTGATGAATTAGGGCAAGTAGGCAAAGTATATTTTGATAATCAACCACTTAGGCTTCATTCACTTCGTGCAAGACGTTTATTTTATGCACAGGTGCAGATTCTCTTTCAAGATGCCATAGGTTCATTAAATCCACGTTTGAATTGTTTTGAAAATCTCATTGAGCCACTCATATATTTGCGTGGTGGAACATATAAGGATAGTTTGAAAGATATTGAATCTTTGCTTGAAACATTAGGGCTGCAAAGGGAGATTTTAGAAAAAAATGTGGCAATGATTTCAGGAGGTGAAGCACAAAGAATTTGCCTTATGCGTGCTTTGCTTGTTAATCCAAAACTTCTTATCCTTGATGAGAGCACTTCAGGGCTTGATTATGAGCTGTGTTTGGAGGTTATTACATTTCTTAAAGCTTGGCAAAAACAACACAAAAGCGCAATTTTGCTTATCACACACGATAAATATATAGCTCAAAAATTATGTGGGAATCTCAAGGTGATAGAAGATGGAAAATTATGTGATATAACCTAA
- the ureA gene encoding urease subunit alpha — protein sequence MRLTPKELDKLMLHYAGALAKSRKERGIKLNYVESIALISMEIMELAREGNKSVAELMQQGREILKADEVMEGVASMVNEVQVEVSFPDGTKLVTIHNPIEDNGKLTPGEYILKDEDITLNANKESISIKVTHKGDRPIQVGSHFHFFEVNALLEFDRAQAFGKRLDIASGTSVRFEPGEEKNVNLIDFGGKQKIIGFNDLTNAHINKENKEQCLANAAQKHFIH from the coding sequence ATGAGATTAACGCCTAAAGAATTAGACAAATTAATGTTGCATTATGCTGGGGCACTAGCCAAAAGTCGCAAAGAACGAGGTATTAAACTTAATTATGTTGAATCTATAGCCCTTATTAGTATGGAGATTATGGAGCTTGCGCGCGAGGGTAACAAAAGTGTAGCAGAGCTTATGCAACAAGGCAGAGAGATTCTCAAAGCCGATGAAGTAATGGAGGGTGTAGCAAGTATGGTTAATGAAGTGCAGGTAGAAGTGAGTTTCCCCGATGGAACAAAGCTTGTTACGATTCATAATCCTATTGAAGATAATGGCAAACTTACTCCCGGAGAGTATATTCTCAAAGATGAAGACATTACGCTCAATGCCAATAAAGAATCTATAAGTATTAAAGTTACTCATAAGGGCGATAGACCTATACAAGTAGGTTCACATTTTCATTTTTTTGAAGTCAATGCACTTTTGGAATTTGATAGAGCCCAAGCATTTGGTAAACGTTTAGATATTGCCTCTGGCACATCAGTGCGTTTTGAGCCGGGTGAAGAAAAAAATGTGAATCTTATTGATTTTGGAGGCAAACAAAAAATTATTGGATTTAATGACTTAACGAATGCGCATATAAATAAAGAAAATAAAGAGCAATGCCTTGCAAATGCAGCACAAAAACATTTTATACACTAA
- the ureE gene encoding urease accessory protein UreE: MRVEHIIGNIKDIDATHLDIDEVQIAWYDTKKKIARLNSQNGQVIAMKLAQAPKYGLNNGDILFLDEHKIIIISILPTWVLCMKPTHWHTMARLCYEIGNLHIPLFYNKDTMKLQAPFEQPLQRILEKQSIAFEKKWCVLDSKDRINITYPIASEPKLIQSPHFSIKITQKGLN; encoded by the coding sequence ATGCGAGTAGAACACATTATTGGTAATATCAAAGACATAGATGCGACGCATTTAGACATTGATGAAGTGCAAATAGCTTGGTATGACACAAAGAAAAAAATTGCGCGTTTGAACTCACAAAATGGGCAAGTTATAGCAATGAAGCTTGCCCAAGCACCAAAATATGGTTTAAATAATGGAGATATTCTTTTTCTAGATGAACACAAAATAATTATTATCTCTATTTTACCCACTTGGGTGCTTTGTATGAAGCCGACACATTGGCATACTATGGCAAGATTATGTTATGAGATTGGAAATTTACATATACCACTCTTTTACAATAAAGACACAATGAAACTTCAAGCGCCATTTGAGCAACCACTGCAAAGAATCCTTGAAAAGCAATCTATCGCATTTGAAAAAAAATGGTGTGTGCTAGATTCAAAAGATAGAATTAATATTACCTACCCTATTGCAAGTGAGCCAAAACTTATTCAAAGCCCACATTTTTCTATCAAAATTACCCAAAAAGGATTAAATTGA
- a CDS encoding urease accessory protein UreD, giving the protein MSSFAQKSILKLKTKRGLNGKNIIEEMFFTPPLKIISPLEDEDIAEIMLISVSAGLLKDDCQDIQIHIGKESKIRLISQSYEKIHDTQDGYASKHTQITIEENAFLDYAPLPILPFKDSSFKNTTDIYLSKNARLHYSEIICAGRVAMGEIFDFSELSSRLRIYKENHLVFFENMNLKPAQMAMQNICLFDKYTHALSMVIFDDLIEVQALEQKIKNSSLNVGISTNNGGIIIKALDNQSERLLQFKKDLAL; this is encoded by the coding sequence ATGAGTAGCTTTGCACAAAAGAGTATCTTAAAACTCAAAACAAAAAGAGGTTTAAATGGCAAAAATATCATTGAGGAGATGTTTTTTACACCTCCCTTAAAGATAATAAGCCCACTAGAAGATGAGGATATAGCCGAAATTATGCTTATATCAGTTTCAGCTGGGCTACTTAAAGATGATTGCCAAGATATTCAAATACACATTGGCAAAGAAAGTAAAATTCGTCTCATCTCGCAAAGTTATGAAAAAATACACGATACACAAGATGGCTACGCAAGCAAGCATACTCAAATTACAATAGAAGAAAATGCCTTTTTAGATTATGCACCCCTGCCTATATTACCCTTTAAAGATTCTTCATTCAAAAATACTACTGATATTTATCTTAGCAAAAATGCTAGACTTCATTACAGCGAGATAATATGCGCAGGTAGAGTAGCTATGGGAGAAATATTTGATTTTTCAGAATTAAGCTCAAGACTTCGCATATATAAAGAAAATCATTTAGTATTTTTTGAAAATATGAATCTTAAACCTGCACAAATGGCTATGCAAAATATTTGCCTCTTTGATAAATATACTCACGCTTTGAGTATGGTAATATTTGATGACTTAATAGAGGTTCAAGCCTTAGAGCAAAAAATCAAAAACAGCTCCTTAAATGTTGGCATAAGCACAAATAATGGAGGTATTATCATCAAAGCATTAGATAATCAAAGCGAGAGATTGCTCCAATTCAAAAAAGACTTAGCTTTATAA
- a CDS encoding urease accessory protein UreF: MNFLLLQINDALFPIGNYTHSFGLESYVQLGRIKNKYEARDYLKAYLHTQVLYTDLLAIKLIIESHCLEEILEIESIIAAASVARQIRSAIQKLGARFIKTIDAMKLKESALFQSYTQASVYHIYAVAYGVFCTSYQLNDEECIKQYLYAQASHTLTNCVKLIPLAQSDGQEILASLHEELHILYQELKNLTKQDLCNNAIASEIKAMQHQYLPTRLYMS; encoded by the coding sequence TTGAATTTTTTACTTTTACAAATCAATGATGCGCTTTTTCCCATAGGCAATTATACACATTCTTTTGGGCTAGAAAGCTATGTGCAATTAGGCAGAATAAAAAACAAATATGAGGCTAGAGATTATCTTAAAGCTTATTTACATACTCAAGTTTTATACACGGATTTATTAGCAATAAAACTTATTATAGAATCTCATTGCTTAGAGGAAATCCTTGAAATAGAATCTATTATTGCAGCAGCAAGTGTGGCAAGACAAATCCGAAGTGCAATACAAAAGCTTGGAGCGCGATTTATAAAAACTATTGATGCTATGAAATTAAAAGAAAGCGCTTTGTTTCAATCATATACACAAGCAAGTGTGTATCACATTTATGCTGTTGCTTATGGTGTATTTTGCACCTCATATCAGCTCAATGATGAAGAATGTATAAAGCAGTATTTATATGCTCAAGCCTCTCATACTCTCACTAATTGTGTGAAACTTATCCCGCTCGCTCAAAGCGATGGGCAAGAGATTTTAGCTTCTTTACACGAGGAGCTTCATATTTTATATCAAGAGCTTAAAAATCTTACAAAGCAAGATTTATGCAATAACGCTATTGCTAGCGAGATTAAAGCAATGCAACATCAATATTTACCCACAAGATTATATATGTCATAA
- a CDS encoding AmiS/UreI family transporter: MLGIVLMYVAIVLINNGICRLTHIDGKSASIMNIFVGLLSVLVNLIVIVHGSINSEYNDFYAAATGLLFGFTYLFIACNNLFNLDIRAYGWYSLFVAINAIPAAYLSYLENTQEGMAFALIWIAWGILWLTGWIESILKIELKFVPYLAIAEGILTAWIPAWLILMGYWH; this comes from the coding sequence ATGCTAGGAATTGTATTAATGTATGTAGCTATTGTTTTAATTAATAATGGTATTTGCCGCCTCACTCATATTGATGGAAAAAGTGCTTCAATAATGAATATCTTTGTAGGATTGCTCTCTGTGCTTGTAAATCTTATTGTCATTGTGCACGGAAGCATTAACAGCGAGTATAATGACTTTTATGCAGCTGCAACAGGATTACTTTTTGGCTTTACCTATCTTTTTATAGCGTGCAATAATTTATTTAATCTTGATATAAGAGCCTATGGGTGGTATAGTTTATTTGTTGCCATCAATGCTATTCCCGCAGCCTATTTGAGCTATCTTGAAAACACACAAGAAGGTATGGCATTTGCTCTTATATGGATTGCTTGGGGCATTTTATGGCTTACAGGCTGGATTGAAAGTATTTTAAAAATTGAACTCAAATTTGTGCCTTATTTAGCCATTGCCGAGGGAATCCTCACCGCGTGGATTCCAGCGTGGCTTATCCTTATGGGATATTGGCATTAA
- the ureB gene encoding urease subunit beta: MIKISRKQYASMYGPTTGDKVRLGDTNLFAEIEKDYTLYGEEIKFGGGKTIRDGMAQSASTYTNELDAVITNAMIIDYTGIYKADIGIKGGKIVGIGKAGNPDTQDSVNEAMVVGAATEVIAGEGQIITAGGIDTHIHFISPTQIPTALYSGVTTMIGGGTGPAAGTNATTCTPGKWNMHQMLRAAESYAMNLGFFGKGNSSNEEGLEEQIKAGALGLKVHEDWGSTPAAINHALNVAQKYDVQVAIHTDTLNEAGCVEDTMKAIDGRTIHTFHTEGAGGGHAPDIIKAAGEPNILPASTNPTIPFTKNTADEHLDMLMVCHHLDKKIKEDVAFADSRIRPETIAAEDTLHDMGIFSITSSDSQAMGRVGEVITRTWQTADKCKNEFGALKEECGENDNFRIKRYISKYTINPAIAHGISEYVGSVEVGKFADLVLWKPSMFGIKPEMILKNGMIVAAKIGDSNASIPTPEPVVYAPMFGSYGKAKYNCAITFVSKIAYDCHIKEELGLERILLPVKNCRNITKKDMKFNDVITPIEVNPETYEVRVNNTKITSKPVEKVSLGQLYCLF; the protein is encoded by the coding sequence ATGATTAAGATTTCAAGAAAACAATATGCCTCTATGTATGGACCAACCACAGGTGATAAAGTGCGCTTAGGCGATACAAACTTATTTGCAGAAATTGAAAAAGATTATACCCTTTATGGTGAAGAGATTAAATTTGGCGGAGGAAAAACTATCCGCGATGGTATGGCACAAAGCGCAAGCACTTATACAAATGAGCTTGATGCAGTCATCACAAATGCAATGATTATTGATTATACAGGGATTTACAAAGCTGATATTGGCATTAAGGGTGGAAAAATCGTAGGCATTGGTAAAGCGGGAAATCCAGACACGCAAGATAGTGTAAATGAGGCAATGGTTGTAGGTGCTGCAACAGAAGTTATAGCAGGAGAAGGACAAATTATTACAGCGGGTGGAATTGATACACATATTCACTTTATCTCTCCTACACAAATCCCAACTGCACTTTATAGCGGTGTAACAACGATGATTGGTGGAGGCACAGGACCTGCAGCAGGCACAAACGCTACTACCTGCACACCCGGAAAATGGAATATGCACCAAATGTTGCGTGCTGCTGAAAGCTATGCTATGAATCTAGGATTTTTTGGCAAAGGCAATAGCTCTAATGAAGAAGGATTAGAAGAGCAAATTAAAGCTGGAGCATTGGGATTAAAGGTTCACGAAGATTGGGGTTCTACTCCTGCTGCAATTAACCACGCTCTCAATGTTGCCCAAAAATATGATGTGCAAGTAGCTATTCACACAGATACACTCAATGAAGCAGGCTGTGTTGAAGACACAATGAAAGCAATTGATGGCAGAACTATCCATACATTCCATACAGAAGGTGCTGGTGGAGGACACGCTCCAGATATTATTAAAGCTGCAGGAGAACCAAATATTCTCCCTGCTTCTACAAATCCCACCATTCCATTTACAAAAAATACAGCTGATGAGCATTTGGATATGCTTATGGTATGTCATCACTTAGATAAAAAAATTAAAGAAGATGTGGCTTTTGCTGATAGCAGAATCCGCCCAGAAACCATCGCCGCAGAAGATACGCTTCACGATATGGGGATTTTCTCAATCACAAGCTCAGATTCTCAAGCTATGGGGAGAGTGGGTGAAGTCATCACAAGGACTTGGCAAACTGCCGATAAATGCAAAAATGAATTTGGAGCCTTAAAAGAAGAATGCGGCGAAAATGATAACTTTAGAATCAAAAGATATATTTCAAAATACACTATCAATCCAGCTATTGCTCACGGGATTTCAGAATATGTAGGTTCTGTTGAAGTGGGTAAATTTGCTGATTTAGTTCTTTGGAAACCAAGTATGTTTGGCATAAAGCCAGAGATGATACTCAAAAATGGAATGATTGTAGCAGCAAAAATAGGGGATTCTAATGCTTCTATTCCTACTCCTGAACCTGTCGTATATGCCCCAATGTTTGGCAGCTATGGCAAAGCAAAGTATAATTGTGCGATCACTTTTGTCTCAAAAATTGCCTATGATTGTCATATCAAAGAGGAACTTGGGCTTGAAAGAATACTTTTGCCTGTAAAAAATTGTCGCAATATTACAAAAAAAGATATGAAATTTAATGATGTCATCACACCCATTGAAGTGAATCCAGAAACTTATGAAGTAAGAGTAAATAATACAAAAATTACTTCTAAGCCTGTTGAAAAGGTATCTTTAGGGCAACTTTATTGTTTATTTTAA
- the ureG gene encoding urease accessory protein UreG yields the protein MVKIGICGPVGSGKTALIESLTRKMNEQYSLAVITNDIYTQEDAEFMSKNSVLPSERIIGVETGGCPHTAIREDASMNLEAVEEMQERFPDIEILFIESGGDNLSATFSPELADFTIFVIDVAQGDKIPRKGGPGIMRSDLLIINKIDLAPYVGANLSIMERDAKKMREDKPFLFTNIRAKEGIDAVVEWIKKYALLEDI from the coding sequence ATGGTAAAAATAGGTATATGCGGACCAGTAGGAAGTGGCAAAACTGCCCTTATAGAATCTCTTACACGCAAGATGAATGAGCAATACTCTCTTGCTGTCATCACTAATGATATTTATACACAAGAAGATGCGGAGTTTATGAGTAAAAATTCCGTGCTACCAAGTGAGCGAATCATAGGAGTGGAAACGGGTGGTTGCCCTCATACAGCAATCAGAGAAGATGCTTCTATGAATCTTGAAGCAGTGGAAGAAATGCAAGAGAGATTTCCAGATATTGAGATTCTCTTTATAGAAAGCGGTGGTGATAATCTCTCTGCCACATTTAGCCCAGAATTAGCAGATTTTACAATTTTTGTTATTGATGTGGCACAAGGGGATAAAATCCCACGAAAAGGCGGACCGGGCATTATGCGTTCAGATTTGCTCATTATCAATAAAATTGATTTAGCTCCTTATGTGGGTGCAAATTTAAGCATAATGGAAAGAGATGCCAAAAAAATGCGTGAAGATAAGCCATTTTTATTTACAAATATTCGTGCTAAAGAGGGAATTGATGCCGTGGTGGAATGGATAAAAAAATATGCACTTTTGGAAGATATATGA
- the nikC gene encoding nickel ABC transporter permease subunit NikC has product MSNNIKMSWWGKSAFVGVGIIVFLALFAPFLTSYAPDMQDLEHRLSPISMHHWLGTDYLGRDIFSRLLYGARLSLGCAFIILGWIVLLGVSIGGICGFIGGRVDNIFMRVCDVFLSMPTIALSLFLVGILGAGLENVMIAIVLTHWAWYARIVRSVVFSLKNKEYVLLSYTFGASGWQRFKRHILSPILCQCIVLASMDLGHIMLHIAGLSFLGLGVQPPTPEWGIMLSEAKDYMWDYPSLIIYPGVALFISVGLCNLLGEALRDYFGVQHTLNDQSSKESKNIKDTKIHLDSNIQSLAQAQILQIHDLSISMASNNLVSHLNLSIKCGECVALLGKSGSGKSISALALQGFLASNLSQTSGKIMLDDKVINPSFYRSLAFSCIMQNPRTCFNPLLSIAHHFKETLKSLHKPYNQPFIVQCLQESGLDKQVLDMYPFELSGGMLQRVMIALALLTQAPFLIADEPSSDLDKDIAFEILKTLRELQQQRGLGILLITHDLRVVAYMAQYVYVMDKGKIIEEVSLCKDFYSYSPKSTTIKHLKHICESNLPKENVLC; this is encoded by the coding sequence ATGAGCAATAATATAAAAATGAGTTGGTGGGGCAAAAGTGCATTTGTGGGTGTGGGGATTATCGTATTTTTAGCACTTTTTGCCCCATTTCTTACTTCATATGCCCCAGATATGCAGGATTTGGAACATCGGCTTTCACCTATAAGTATGCACCATTGGCTTGGCACAGATTATTTAGGGAGAGATATATTTTCTCGACTTTTATATGGAGCGAGACTTTCGCTTGGTTGTGCATTTATCATTTTAGGTTGGATTGTGCTCTTGGGTGTAAGTATAGGTGGGATATGTGGTTTTATCGGTGGGCGAGTTGATAATATATTTATGCGCGTATGCGATGTATTTTTGAGTATGCCAACTATTGCTCTTTCATTATTTTTAGTAGGTATTTTAGGAGCTGGATTGGAGAATGTGATGATTGCCATTGTGCTCACACATTGGGCTTGGTATGCAAGAATTGTGCGTAGCGTTGTATTTAGTCTCAAAAATAAAGAATATGTCTTGCTCTCCTATACCTTTGGCGCAAGTGGGTGGCAGAGATTTAAGCGACATATTCTCTCACCTATTCTTTGTCAATGTATAGTGCTTGCAAGTATGGATTTAGGGCATATTATGCTTCATATTGCAGGTTTGTCATTTCTAGGACTTGGTGTGCAGCCACCTACACCTGAATGGGGTATTATGTTGAGCGAAGCTAAAGATTATATGTGGGATTATCCCTCACTTATTATTTATCCGGGCGTAGCACTTTTTATCAGTGTAGGCTTATGTAATTTATTAGGAGAAGCATTAAGAGATTATTTTGGTGTGCAGCATACACTTAATGACCAATCAAGCAAAGAATCTAAAAATATAAAAGATACTAAAATACATCTTGATTCTAACATTCAGTCTCTTGCTCAAGCACAGATTTTGCAAATCCACGATTTAAGTATTTCTATGGCTTCTAATAATCTTGTCTCTCATCTTAATTTGTCCATTAAATGCGGCGAATGCGTGGCATTACTGGGCAAAAGCGGAAGTGGGAAATCTATAAGCGCTCTTGCTTTACAGGGATTCCTTGCTTCTAACCTTAGCCAAACAAGTGGCAAGATTATGCTTGATGATAAAGTGATTAATCCCTCATTTTATCGCTCCCTCGCTTTTTCTTGTATTATGCAGAATCCACGCACTTGTTTTAATCCACTTTTAAGTATTGCTCATCATTTTAAAGAAACGCTTAAATCTCTTCATAAACCTTACAATCAACCTTTTATTGTGCAATGCCTGCAAGAATCTGGATTAGATAAACAAGTGCTTGATATGTATCCATTTGAATTAAGCGGAGGTATGTTACAACGCGTAATGATAGCCCTAGCATTGCTCACTCAAGCTCCATTTCTCATCGCTGATGAGCCAAGTAGCGATTTGGATAAAGATATAGCATTTGAAATTCTCAAAACTCTACGTGAATTACAACAACAGCGCGGACTTGGTATTTTGCTTATCACACACGATTTAAGAGTGGTTGCATATATGGCTCAATATGTGTATGTAATGGATAAAGGAAAGATTATAGAAGAAGTTTCTCTTTGCAAGGATTTTTATTCTTATAGCCCTAAGAGCACGACCATAAAGCATTTAAAACATATATGTGAGAGCAATTTGCCAAAGGAAAATGTGCTATGCTAA